The Bacteroidota bacterium genome segment GAAATGACAAACCGCGTTGTTAAACATCTCGTGATTATCGGTAAAAATACCAATTGCCATAATAGAATGAATAATTGCCCCATCCCAATTGCCATTGGCCAACGGATAATAATACCTTAACAGGGGATAGTAAACAGTCATCAGCATATTGCTAAAATTTTCAATATCTGAGGGTTTCCAGCCCGAATTGGTATAACGAAGAATTTCAGCCGCATTGCATAAGACATGTCCGGTCCACCCGGCCAGCAGTTTGGCATCATTGTAATCAAAATCCCAGAGTACAGGCGACCAGGCATTAAGGATTTCTATCGCTTTTTTAGCATACGCCTTATTAGCGGTAATATACCAAAGAAGGGCACAGTTATATGCCAGGTTTGCACCTTTCGAGAGGTCATCCCCACCGATATTAGGTTTTCCATAAGGACCGCGTTGAACGTGAGCGTATGGCTTCACGGCAAAATCAAGATCTACAGAAGCCTTAAGACGGTCAAAGGCTGGTTTCCAGGGATTTTCTCCCGAAAGTACCTGTTTTTTCATGTAAACTAGGTCATCGGAAGTCTGGTCGATTCCAGGATGTACAAATTCCTGAGCGTAAACATATCCGGGCAACATAGTGCTTATGCCCAAAAACAACATCATTATAAAAAGATACTTATTCATTATTCAGTAGATTGGTTTTTATTAATTATTCTTTGCTTGCTTTAAATTTAAAGGATGAATCAGGTCACTTTTTCGGGTGTTCATGAAAATACAATAGAACAGGACCAACGACAAGATTTTGATTATCTTTTATTTCCACAGCTTTATGTACAAATATTTTCAGGATTTGATTTGAATTTCTGTTGGTTCAGGATTCCGGGTGAAAAATAAACATCAAAAATGGAAGAGTAAAATAAATTTACAGGAAGTTATATGAGGTTGAGAGAAAAAAATAAAAAAGCCATTGTGTCTTCAAAAAGCAAGACACAATGGCAATGAAATTCATTAAAGTGTATAACGCTTGATACTGATTGTCATACCTGCAGGACTGTTAGAAACAGAATTAACATAAATATAGGCTCTGTACTTACCATCAGCAGTTTCAACCCATGCTCCGGCCTGAGCTTTCATATTAATTGCATAATTAGGCGCAGTTGAGAGATCTAATTTCTGAAAATCCAGATCATCAATAAAAATACCGTATTGCAAACGGGCTAGTTGTTGATCTCTTAATCCCCATGCCTTTGAAATTTTTGTACTTCTGTTTACCCCTGAGGGAAGAGTAATTCCCGGAAGATATTGAGGATCGGCAGCTGGAGAAACCAGAGCATGTTCAAAGGAAATTCCGGTGATGGACCTGTAAAGATAAACGAGATCAATATTGCCTGCATGGGTGACGGCATCTGCAGCATTATAAACGGCCATGTCTGCAATGG includes the following:
- a CDS encoding DUF4466 family protein; the protein is SVTTGTKTVETFTKDTCAATLRYYYKIPEEARGKTVSFKFTVQGSNGETVSYSMGPYSIAKMDMSLDIPVKDNGACYISIADMAVYNAADAVTHAGNIDLVYLYRSITGISFEHALVSPAADPQYLPGITLPSGVNRSTKISKAWGLRDQQLARLQYGIFIDDLDFQKLDLSTAPNYAINMKAQAGAWVETADGKYRAYIYVNSVSNSPAGMTISIKRYTL